The following are from one region of the Fusarium keratoplasticum isolate Fu6.1 chromosome 4, whole genome shotgun sequence genome:
- a CDS encoding 1,3-beta-glucan synthase: MSGYPGGGHHDQYDDGYGRQPQGGNQQGGNTDSYYQDDQYYDQGYDNHGRNEGYYDESGYYNADPNNPYHQDGGYYDGHDQYQDDYYGNGNGNGQGQGQGGYYDQDYDRGYNGQGGRHGSEEDSETFSDFTMRSDMARAAEMDYYGRGDENYNGYSDGQRGYRPPSSQISYGGNRSSGASTPNYGMDYGNVLPAGQRSREPYPAWTSDAQIPLSKEEVEDIFLDLTSKFGFQRDSMRNMYDHFMILLDSRASRMTPNQALLSLHADYIGGDNANYRKWYFAAHLDLDDAVGFANAKGLNLKRKGKKKKKEPAANEAETLQDLEGDDSLEAAEYRWKTRMNRMSQHDRVRQIALYLLCWGEANQVRFMPECLCFIFKCADDYLNSPACQALVEPVEEFTYLNNVITPLYQYLRDQGYEILDGVYVRRERDHKNIIGYDDCNQLFWYPEGIDRLVLQDKSKLIDVPPAERYMKLKDVNWKKCFFKTYKESRSWFHLIVNFNRIWIIHLTMFWFYTSHNAPTLLVKNYEQQVNQSPPTSKAFSIVGFGGAIASLIQLIATIAEWAYVPRRWAGAQHLMKRFFFILLVFILNVAPGVVVFGFSSNLKESILKIIGIVHFIIAIITFIFFSVMPLGGLFGSYMSTKTRRYVASQTFTASWPVLKGNDMAMSYGLWAVVFGIKMGVSYTYLILSFRDPVRYLAIMNVDSCLGDNLLLKGELCKWHPTIVLALMAFTDVIFFFLDTYLWYVLLNTLMSVARSFYIGSSIWTPWRNIFSRLPKRIYSKVLATTDMEIKYKPKVLISQIWNAIVISMYREHLLAIDHVQKLLYHQVPSEQEGKRTLRAPTFFVSQEDHSFKTEFFPSYSEAERRISFFAQSLSTPMPEPVPVDNMPTFTVMIPHYSEKILLSLREIIREDEPYSRVTLLEYLKQLHPHEWDCFVKDTKILADETSQYNGDENDKGEKDTAKSKIDDLPFYCIGFKSSAPEYTLRTRIWASLRFQTLYRTISGFMNYSRAIKLLYRVENPEVVQMFGGNTDKLERELERMARRKFKIVVSMQRYSKFKKEEMENAEFLLRAYPDLQIAYLDEEAPTAEGEEPKLYSVLVDGHSEIMENGMRRPKFRVQLSGNPILGDGKSDNQNHSIIFYRGEYIQLIDANQDNYLEECLKIRSVLAEFEEMKTDNVSPYTPGVKNEVRSPVAILGAREYIFSENIGILGDIAAGKEQTFGTLFARTMAQIGGKLHYGHPDFLNGVFMTTRGGVSKAQKGLHLNEDIYAGMTALLRGGRIKQCEYFQCGKGRDLGFGSVLNFTTKIGTGMGEQFLSREYYYLGTQLPLDRFLSFYYAHPGFHLNNMFIMFSVQMFMITLVNLGALRHETIACKYNRDVPITDPLFPTGCANTDALTDWIYRCVVSILFVLILSFIPLIVQECMERGAWRAALRLTKQFSSLSLMFEVFVCQIYANSVQQNVSFGGARYIGTGRGFATARIPFGVLYSRFAGPAIYFGARLLMMLLFATLTVWKGVLIYFWLTLLALTISPFLYNPHQFAWNDFFIDYRDYLRWLSRGNSRSHASSWISYCRLSRTRITGYKRKTLGDPSAKMSADVPRAPLANIFFSEIFSPLMLAVVTILPYLFINAQTGVVARIQPDDVKTKIQPTDSLIRLLIISFAPIGVNAGVLAAMFGMACCMGPVLSMCCKKFGSVLAGIAHATSVIFLLISFLGMFVLEGFNFSRTMAGMIAATAIQRFFVKLIVSLALTREFKSDTSNIAFWTGKWYSMGWHSISQPAREFLCKITELSMFSADFILGHWLLFFMAPVILIPKVDMLHSMMLFWLRPSRQIRPPIYSMKQSKLRRRRVIRYAILYFTLLIVFIALIVGPVVAGKYVGDAISSSLGGLGFNLVQPTDLENNDTNSTSQTGTGMPGYTGAGKSKTTGADASVTAKIKLF; the protein is encoded by the exons ATGTCGGGATACCCAGGCGGTGGTCACCACGACCAGTATGACGATGGCTACGGCCGTCAGCCTCAGGGAGGGAATCAGCAAGGTGGAAACACTGACTCCTACTACCAAGATGATCAGTATTATGACCAGGGTTACGACAACCACGGTCGCAATGAGGGCTACTATGATGAATC TGGCTACTACAACGCCGATCCCAACAACCCTTACCACCAAGACGGAGGCTACTACGATGGCCACGACCAGTACCAGGACGACTACTATGGtaatggcaatggcaatggccaaggccaaggccagggcGGATATTATGACCAGGACTACGACCGGGGCTACAACGGCCAGGGTGGTCGCCATGGCTCCGAGGAGGATTCCGAGACCTTTAGTGACTTCACCATGAGATCCGACATGGCCCGCGCTGCTGAGATGGATTACTATGGTCGAGGCGATGAGAATTATAACGGTTACAGCGATGGCCAACGTGGCTACCGACCTCCTTCGTCGCAAATCTCCTATGGTGGCAACCGCTCTTCCGGCGCCTCTACTCCCAACTATGGAATGGATTATGGAAATGTCCTTCCGGCTGGCCAACGCTCCCGAGAGCCCTATCCCGCCTGGACCTCCGACGCTCAGATCCCATTGTCCAAGGAAGAAGTGGAGGACATCTTTCTCGACTTGACCTCCAAATTCGGTTTCCAGAGGGATAGCATGCGCAATATGTACGACCACTTCATGATTCTCCTCGACTCGCGAGCCTCCCGCATGACCCCCAACCAGGCTCTTCTTTCGCTCCACGCCGATTACATTGGTGGTGACAATGCCAACTACCGCAAGTGGTACTTTGCTGCTCAcctcgatcttgatgatgctgttggcttcgccaacgccaagggGCTCAATCTGAAgcgcaagggcaagaagaagaagaaggaaccCGCTGCCAACGAGGCCGAGACCCTGCAGGACCTGGAGGGCgacgacagcctcgaggctgccgagTATCGCTGGAAGACTCGCATGAACCGCATGTCTCAGCACGACCGTGTTCGCCAGATCGCCCTGTACCTGCTATGCTGGGGTGAGGCCAACCAGGTTCGATTCATGCCTGAGTGTCTGTGCTTCATTTTCAAGTGCGCCGACGATTACCTCAACTCGCCTGCTTGCCAGGCTCTCGTTGAGCCGGTTGAGGAGTTCACCTATCTTAACAACGTTATCACTCCCCTGTACCAGTACCTCCGAGACCAGGGTTACGAGATTCTTGATGGCGTTTATGTTCGTCGCGAGCGTGACCACAAGAATATTATCGGTTATGATGACTGCAATCAGCTCTTCTGGTATCCTGAGGGTATTGACCGCCTCGTCCTGCAGGATAAGAGCAAGCTCATCGATGTGCCCCCCGCCGAGCGATACATGAAACTGAAGGACGTCAACTGGAAGAAGTGCTTCTTCAAGACGTACAAGGAGTCTCGCTCTTGGTTCCATTTGATCGTCAACTTCAACCGTATCTGGATCATTCATCTGACCATGTTCTGGTTCTACACTTCCCACAACGCCCCGActctcctcgtcaagaaCTATGAGCAGCAAGTCAACCAGTCTCCACCCACAAGCAAGGCGTTCTCTATCGTTGGTTTTGGTGGTGCAATTGCCTCTCTCATCCAGCTTATCGCGACTATTGCTGAATGGGCCTACGTTCCTCGACGCTGGGCTGGTGCTCAGCACTTGATGAAGCgattcttcttcatcctcctggTTTTTATCCTGAACGTCGCTCCCGGTGTTGTTGTATTTGGGTTCTCGAGCAATCTCAAGGAGAGTATCCTCAAAATCATTGGTATTGTTcacttcatcatcgccatcatcacgttcatcttcttctccgtcatGCCTCTTGGTGGATTGTTCGGCAGCTACATGAGCACGAAGACTCGTCGCTATGTAGCTAGTCAGACTTTCACTGCCAGCTGGCCTGTGTTGAAGGGAAATGACATGGCCATGTCTTACGGATTGTGGGCTGTTGTCTTCGGTATCAAGATGGGTGTCTCGTACACTTATCTGATCCTGTCCTTCCGTGACCCTGTCCGATACCTGGCCATTATGAACGTGGACAGCTGCCTGGGCGACAACCTGCTATTGAAGGGAGAACTTTGCAAGTGGCATCCCACCATTGTCTTGGCTCTGATGGCTTTCACCgacgtcatcttcttcttcctcgataCCTATCTGTGGTATGTGTTGCTCAACACGCTCATGTCGGTTGCCCGATCTTTCTACATCGGTTCTTCTATCTGGACTCCCTGGAGAAACATCTTCTCTCGCCTGCCCAAGCGTATTTACTCCAAGGTCCTCGCTACAACCGACATGGAGATCAAGTACAAGCCTAAGGTTCTCATCTCGCAGATCTGGAACGCTATTGTCATCTCCATGTACCGCGAGCATCTCTTGGCCATTGACCACGTTCAGAAGCTGCTCTACCACCAGGTTCCTTCGGAGCAGGAGGGCAAGCGAACTCTCCGTGCTCCCACCTTCTTCGTGTCGCAGGAAGATCACTCCTtcaagaccgagttcttccCCAGCTACAGCGAAGCTGAACGCCGAATTTCCTTCTTCGCCCAGTCTCTGTCCACCCCCATGCCGGAGCCCGTTCCAGTTGACAACATGCCGACCTTCACTGTCATGATTCCCCACTACAGCGAGAAGATTCTCCTGTCGCTCCGTGAGATTATTCGTGAGGACGAGCCCTACTCTCGTGTCACCCTCCTTGAGTACCTCAAGCAGCTTCACCCTCACGAGTGGGATTGCTTCGTCAAGGATACCAAGATTCTTGCCGACGAGACCTCGCAGTACAACGGCGACGAGAACGACAAGGGCGAGAAGGACACGGCCAAGAGCAAGATTGACGACCTTCCCTTTTACTGCATCGGTTTCAAGTCTTCGGCTCCCGAGTACACTCTCCGCACCCGTATCTGGGCCTCTCTCCGCTTCCAGACTCTGTACCGTACTATCTCTGGTTTCATGAACTACAGCCGTGCCATCAAGCTTCTCTACCGCGTTGAGAACCCCGAGGTTGTTCAGATGTTTGGAGGCAACACGGATAAGCTCGAGCGTGAGCTCGAGCGCATGGCCCGTCGCAAGTTCAAGATTGTTGTCTCGATGCAGCGCTACTCAAAGTTTAAGAAGGAGGAAATGGAGAACGCCGAATTCCTTCTCCGCGCTTATCCTGACCTTCAGATTGCTTacctggacgaggaggccccTACCGCCGAAGGCGAGGAGCCCAAGCTCTACTCCGTCCTGGTCGATGGTCACTCTGAGATCATGGAGAACGGCATGCGTCGACCCAAGTTCCGTGTTCAGCTCTCTGGTAACCCCATTCTCGGTGACGGAAAGTCCGACAACCAGAACcactccatcatcttctacCGTGGAGAGTACATCCAGCTCATCGACGCCAACCAGGACAACTATCTCGAGGAGTGTCTCAAGATTCGCAGCGTTCTTGCCGAGTtcgaggagatgaagacCGACAATGTTTCTCCCTACACCCCTGGTGTCAAGAATGAAGTCCGATCTCCCGTTGCTATCCTTGGTGCTCGCGAGTACATTTTCTCAGAGAATATTGGTATTCTTGGTGACATTGCCGCCGGAAAGGAACAGACATTCGGTACCCTCTTTGCTCGAACTATGGCTCAGATTGGTGGCAAGCTGCATTACGGACATCCCGATTTCCTCAACGGTGTCTTCATGACGACGCGTGGTGGTGTGTCCAAGGCTCAGAAGGGTCTGCATCTGAACGAGGATATTTACGCCGGTATGACTGCCCTTCTCCGCGGAGGACGTATCAAGCAATGCGAGTACTTCCAGTGTGGTAAGGGTCGTGATTTGGGTTTCGGTTCCGTCCTCAACTTCACAACCAAGATCGGCACGGGTATGGGCGAGCAATTCTTGTCTCGCGAGTACTATTACCTCGGCACTCAGCTTCCTCTGGATCGTTTCCTCTCCTTCTACTACGCCCATCCCGGTTTCCATCTGAACAACATGTTCATTATGTTCTCGGTTCAGATGTTCATGATTACTCTTGTCAACCTGGGAGCCCTCCGTCACGAGACCATTGCTTGCAAGTACAACCGAGACGTGCCTATCACCGACCCTCTCTTCCCCACTGGTTGTGCCAACACTGATGCGCTCACGGACTGGATCTACCGCTGTGTTGTCTCGATTCTTTTCGTCCTGattctctccttcatccCGCTTATCGTCCAGGAGTGCATGGAACGTGGTGCTTGGCGCGCTGCTCTCCGCCTCACCAAGCAGTTCTCGTCGCTCTCTCTCATGTTCGAAGTTTTCGTCTGTCAGATCTACGCGAACTCTGTGCAGCAGAACGTTTCGTTTGGTGGTGCGCGATACATTGGTACCGGTCGTGGTTTCGCCACAGCTCGAATTCCCTTTGGTGTCCTCTACTCTCGATTCGCAGGCCCCGCCATCTACTTTGGAGCTCGACTTCTCATGATGCTTCTCTTTGCGACGCTCACAGTTTGGAAGGGCGTTCTCATCTACTTCTGGCTCACTCTGCTGGCCCTGACCATCTCCCCTTTCCTGTACAACCCCCATCAGTTTGCCTGGAACGATTTCTTCATCGACTACCGAGACTACCTCCGCTGGCTTTCACGTGGTAACTCGCGAAGTCATGCTTCGTCTTGGATCTCGTACTGCCGACTCTCGCGAACTCGCATTACGGGTTACAAGCGCAAGACTCTGGGCGACCCCTCAGCCAAGATGTCAGCTGACGTCCCCCGAGCTCCGCTTGCTaacatcttcttcagcgaGATCTTTTCGCCCCTGATGCTGGCTGTTGTGACGATTCTTCCCTATCTGTTCATCAACGCCCAGACTGGTGTTGTGGCGAGGATCCAGCCCGATGAtgtcaagaccaagatccagCCGACTGACTCGCTCATTCGActgctcatcatctcatTCGCCCCCATTGGTGTTAACGCAGGTGTCCTTGCCGCTATGTTCGGTATGGCCTGCTGTATGGGACCAGTGCTTAGTATGTGCTGCAAGAAGTTTGGCAGTGTCCTTGCCGGTATTGCGCATGCCACctccgtcatcttcctcctcatctccttcCTGGGCATGTTTGTTCTTGAGGGCTTCAACTTTTCGCGAACCATGGCTGGAATGATCGCCGCGACCGCGATTCAGCGATTCTTTGTCAAGCTTATCGTGTCCTTGGCTCTGACTCGTGAGTTCAAGTCGGACACGTCCAACATCGCCTTCTGGACCGGAAAGTGGTACTCGATGGGATGGCACAGCATATCTCAGCCTGCCCGAGAATTCCTTTGCAAGATTACCGAGTTGTCCATGTTCTCAGCCGACTTTATTCTGGGCCACTggctcctcttcttcatggcccCTGTCATCTTGATCCCCAAGGTCGACATGCTGCACTCTATGATGCTGTTCTGGCTTCGTCCTAG TCGTCAAATTCGACCTCCTATCTACTCGATGAAGCAGTCCAAGCTTCGCCGCAGACGCGTGATCCGCTATGCCATCCTCTACTTCACCCTGCTGATCGTGTTCATCGCGCTCATTGTCGGACCCGTGGTTGCCGGCAAGTACGTGGGAGATGCCATCTCGTCATCACTGGGCGGCCTTGGCTTCAACCTGGTGCAGCCCACGGATCTCGAGAACAACGACACCAACAGTACGTCGCAGACTGGTACTGGAATGCCAGGCTACACTGGAGCTGGCAAGTCCAAGACAACTGGTGCCGACGCCTCGGTCacggccaagatcaagctgTTTTAA
- a CDS encoding SprT-like domain-containing protein, which translates to MARLADICPSSDDDLPDLKTLIRKQGARATRTASKPTSVSAKPAASKPTAKSETRRVRRLGEPSKATGNPLFQRWNSEEHENSQEGRSRGPGRASRKTTPSESISPPPETGSASDSESEDDLPRANVQRPRRRQPAIEDSDEDSDSQEEEALLTRVRRLQKTKAGAVTAPSQETEKRVPRARPESKSKALMFAREIESGTDTEVNREESEAEDPSVYQTAGEDSSDSASELDWLNDSPDQPARTKPTRPVRVRPQGTAGAKDNASLIRNAPSLKPKARTSQNTTKETASSKEVAQSRKTSQSKQRGDSQDTTTASDLADTLSKLRLQLQDFSDEEGKSSKRDQFTTPPSTPPKTSKPKGLMSPSKKVQIPKTPHRPSMDAFWNQDVVNEWNDHHSPRKLMLPPVTKSPSKASPKKEPKKETKKAFAARKNALAESFLAELDREITQGEIAKLAESTGGVKLVWTKTLNTTAGRASWRRETIRTTRKTDGAQLLVTYKHHASIELAEKVIDDEHRLLNVMAHEFCHLANFMISGITTNPHGREFKAWAARCSAKFGDRGIEVTTKHSYDIDFKYVWECSACGTEFKRHSKSIDPQRHRCGSCKGLLKQTKPTPRGGGATGGPSKYQIFVREQMAVVREENPGSPQKVVMKLIAEKWAKQGGNKGMDGVLEKMVDLTIEEK; encoded by the coding sequence ATGGCTCGGCTCGCCGATATTTGTCCCTCCAGCGATGACGACCTTCCCGACTTGAAGACTCTGATTAGGAAGCAAGGTGCCAGAGCAACCAGAACAGCATCTAAGCCCACGAGCGTTTCTGCCAAACCTGCCGCCTCAAAACCCACAGCCAAGTCTGAAACTCGTCGAGTACGCCGTCTTGGAGAGCCCAGCAAGGCCACAGGCAACCCACTCTTTCAGCGATGGAATTCGGAGGAACATGAGAACTCTCAAGAGGGTAGGTCGAGAGGACCGGGCCGAGCATCACGaaagacaacaccaagcgAGTCAATTTCGCCCCCGCCTGAGACTGGTTCTGCCTCAGACTCTGAATCTGAAGATGACCTGCCCCGCGCCAATGTTCAACGGCCGAGGAGACGGCAACCGGCCATTGAGGATTCTGACGAGGACAGCGACTCacaggaagaagaggcgtTGCTCACGAGGGTACGGCGACTTCAGAAGACCAAGGCAGGCGCGGTGACAGCGCCAAGTCAGGAAACTGAGAAGCGAGTGCCCAGGGCCAGGCCGGAAAGCAAGTCGAAAGCGTTGATGTTTGCAAGGGAGATTGAGAGTGGGACAGACACCGAGGTGAACCGGGAAGAGAGCGAGGCTGAGGATCCAAGCGTGTATCAAACTGCAGGCGAAGACTCTTCTGACTCTGCCTCTGAGCTGGACTGGTTGAACGATTCCCCCGATCAACCAGCTCGGACGAAACCCACGAGACCGGTCAGGGTCCGACCTCAGGGAACAGCCGGCGCAAAGGATAATGCTTCCCTAATAAGGAATGCCCCTTCTCTAAAGCCCAAGGCCAGGACGAGTCAGAATACCACGAAGGAGACAGCATCGAGCAAGGAGGTTGCTCAATCTCGGAAGACAAGCCAAAGCAAACAACGAGGGGATTCACAAGACACGACAACCGCCTCAGACCTCGCCGATACTCTATCCAAACTTCGACTTCAGCTACAAGACTTTtccgatgaggagggcaaATCGTCAAAGAGGGATCAGTTCACCACGCCTCCCAGCACACCACCGAAAACCTCGAAGCCCAAGGGGCTCATGTCTCCGAGCAAGAAGGTTCAGATTCCCAAAACTCCCCACAGGCCCAGCATGGACGCCTTTTGGAATCAAGATGTAGTCAACGAGTGGAATGACCATCACTCACCACGAAAACTCATGCTTCCACCAGTAACAAAGAGCCCAAGCAAAGCGAGCCCAAAGaaggagcccaagaaggaaaCCAAGAAGGCTTTTGCCGCGAGAAAGAATGCTCTGGCTGAGAGCTTCCTCGCTGAACTCGATCGTGAAATCACTCAGGGCGAGATTGCAAAACTGGCCGAGTCTACAGGCGGTGTCAAACTTGTCTGGACAAAGACACTTAACACCACAGCTGGCCGTGCTAGTTGGCGTCGGGAGACGATCCGCACAACACGCAAGACGGATGGTGCTCAGCTCTTGGTGACGTACAAGCACCATGCCTCAATTgagctggctgagaaggTGATTGACGACGAGCATCGACTACTGAACGTAATGGCACACGAGTTCTGCCATTTGGCCAACTTCATGATCAGCGGTATCACCACGAATCCTCATGGCCGCGAGTTCAAGGCGTGGGCGGCAAGGTGCTCAGCCAAATTTGGAGACCGCGGCATCGAGGTTACAACCAAACACAGCTACGACATCGACTTCAAGTACGTGTGGGAGTGCTCGGCTTGCGGGACAGAGTTCAAGAGACACTCCAAGAGCATCGATCCACAACGACATCGATGCGGCAGCTGCAAGGGCCTACTAAAGCAGACGAAGCCGACGCCGAGGGGCGGAGGTGCCACCGGAGGTCCGAGCAAGTATCAGATCTTTGTTAGGGAGCAGATGGCGGTGGTCAGGGAAGAGAACCCCGGGAGCCCGCAgaaggtggtgatgaagcTCATTGCGGAGAAGTGGGCGAAGCAAGGGGGTAATAAGGGCATGGATGGTgttcttgagaagatggTTGATTTGACCATTGAGGAAAAGTAA